GGGGGATCGGAAGCAGAAGCCTGTTAGATGTTTGGATCTATAGCCAGAAATGAGAGGATATTCCAGATCGACTAGCTCGTAATTTGTAGTAATGTATAATTATTCGTTCTGGGATGGAGTCTGCCATGATAACTATTATGTTATCTGTTACTATTATGAAAAAAATCGTATAACTTATTGCTCTAATTAGTACATTTTTTGGTGCTCTAGTTTACAAAACAAGCTTTTTTCATGAGCCAAACGAACAACTTTCTTGTGCATTTTGTTGTGCACTTAGCAGTAAGACCCAGCGAATGCCTATGCAATTATTTGTTCGCAAATTACAACGAGCGCTACAAAGTAATCCACCCGACCGCTTGAGTTGCAACACAGAGCGCAAGAACAGCGCCAACGTTAACAATACGCAAAACTTTAACCAGCACTTATTAATTGCCTTTTTACGAGTACAAGTGCGCAATGGGTTTATTGGCTTACTAGCGAAAAGCTCTAACTTGCGAAagtatttattgattttcagCACCGTTCACAGCACCTGTCTTCAGGGTTGACCACTCGGGTTGGTGGTGGGTTTGCCCGATTACTTTCTGGGAATAAGAAAACGGCGTAGAATAACCGAAGGGAAAGTTGCTGTGCACCGTCGGGTGATGGGAGTATGGGAGATGCGGTTTGAAGAAAGTTTGGTCCGAATTTGAAGTTATTAGTGAAGCAGGTCGAACCACGCAAGAAGTCCGCAACACACAATgtgggttgttgttgtgttgagttgtttgttggtttgggCACTGTTTAGTGAGTGAGTGAAGCGCTAGGTCCAGAACACGTTACTGAGAAAAACCAATTTCTTAGTGTGGAAAGTTAAAGCGCCCTTGACTAATTGATTCTgatacggttttttttcggcacATCCAATTAACTGGGCTTCGAACGTTGGAGTTGGAGTGCTCTCGAGGGAAGTTGTTCATATAATTTTGAGACGATGGGAGTTTGAGCATATTCATCTGCgctacatttatttattctgcaTTTTGATAGCTGGAGCTGGTAAAGTAATATAGCCGACAATGCGAACAATTACGAACGTCAAGTTCTTTTGGTTTGggcaaatattttaatttcatcagAATTTTCAAGGGTACACCAAGAACACGTGGACAGGGGCGTGTTGGTTGTATAAAagatcaaattaattttaagcaATCGATAACAAGTAGGAATAGAAAAGGGGAAGGAATTAATTATCGGCGTGAAGTTTTGCAAAGAAGTAGCCAATTACAGTTAATTGAAGGAGTTTTGTGTTTAAGTGGAATTTCAATTCtcacaaaatcaaaaatatccttagaGTTCTTAGAATTTTTAAGCTCAACTTGCATCGTCGGAGCCATTTCTGGGTTCAGGTACACACGTAGAATTTAGTTCGAATTTTGGTAAGTGAAAGAGAGTTCTGTTAAAAGCATTTCACGATCCGAATCATCTCCCGCTACATCGCAGGACGTAATTTTATCAGCAGGGAGAGAGCTACACCACAGCTAGCGACAGAGACGACTATATCCGCTACGCATCGGATGCTGTCAGTTCCCAGACAACATCGAGCGTGCGGataagctgtagtctcggctGCAACGGCAGGCTGCAACAATTTCAACCTGCCAAAGATCCATCAGGATCTGTACCGAATTCTAGTTCTACGTCAAAGAGACTCAAACGTTTCAACTCGATCTTGGAAACCTTTTATACGAATAAATGATGTTGGATACTTAGCCTTGTTACGGTGTTATTCTCCCAAGGTTTTCCGCATGTTTTGCACCGTAGCACCAGCAGGGAGGACACCTTTCAACCTTTCGGAATGTTTTGTATTGTAAgcaagagaagaaaacacaactcgtttttggttttgtaatTTAGTTTCATCCGAATTCGTATGCTTATATATTTCTTAATTGTCTATCTGTATATTAtacttctgttttttttttacaaattacaTAACTCCCTTCATCCGTTCGCTTCATAACTATTCACAATAGTATAATGTTCTCAAACCGATTTCGATTCGCCCTACCGATTCTTCCCCGCCAGCAGCACGCACGCCTGTTCTCCACCACAGCAGCTTTCCTTTTTCAACAACGTGGTggtgggaaaacaaaagaTTTCCTTTGAtttgagtgcgtgtgtgtgtgtgtgtgtgtgttcgttttgttttcctcaatTTCTCAATAGATTTGGTTCTCGTTTCCGCTTTTATAACTGCGCTGTTCGTGTATTGAATGCGGCACCTTTGTCTATGTGCCTAGGGTGCTATATTAtcctctcacacacacacacaaaacttaAACATTAGGACAAGGATTAGCACATGTTTTGCCTGTTTTGCCTCTTCAGCTTGCTACATCGCATTGGGTGgcaaaacattgaaacataGTGAGAGTtttgttgcatattttattttgcatttcctccggtgtgtgtgtgtgtggttgttgtagctttcgtttgtttgcttctgctTGTTCTTCAGTTGCAAAATGGGTAAAATGTTGTTGCATACATCGTGATAATTCGCATCATTTAAGATGCCCTTAAAAGCATGCTGTTTAATATGTGAATGGTGGTATAAGCTGAGGTGAAGTTGTAAGTTTTGTtaaagaaaaacggaaaatagGAAATTTTCTAAAAggattttcatattttcttcGGGATACTGCGGACGAGTGTTTTCCAATACTGAACAGATTTTTGGGcataaagttaaataaatcaaaaatatgCTTATTGCATTTTGCTGCAGTAAACGGAAGGGATAAAAGTGGAAAAGGAACTTCGGCCTTTTTGTTGCAACCACAATGCTTTTCAtaaagcatttgttttgtCCACCTTTCTAGCGTTTTTATCTCTTCATTATCAAGTGTTGTTTTGTAACGAGCATGTTTGTACAGTTGCAGTATTATTTGTGTGTTATCAATTTCTCCTTTCTCTcctactctctctctttttcttttgtatgtttttgatGACGGCGTTGCTATAAATTTGGATGCATTCAGTTGCAttgcattaatgttttaagATACATACACATATTATTCATACGAGCGACAAGGGACACGAAAGGAATGATGCGTGTATGAGAGTGTTTGTAATATGGTCGATAAGCGATTACTAGCGCGATCGTatgaatgttttgtgtgtactAGACGAATGAATGGGTTTTAGTAGGGGTTATTATAGTAGGAAGCGACACATTTAAGCAACTGCGAGCGGTAGAACTTCTTCCCCGATAAAACGTTTCGCGCATCGTAGTGATCGCATGCTGTGCTTACGTGTACATAATAGTCTAGCTGGTCTCTTAGTAGTTCGGGGTTTCGTTACTTGTGTACCGTGTCTGTGGGAAGAGATATGCAATAGGACCAGTGTGAGCGATTGGTACTCCCTCTAAATCCAAATGGTCGTTTCGTACCGTGGACAGTAAAGCGGTTATGAAGCTTTTTACATCATTTGAGGGTAGCTGCTTGTAGCTACGGGTTTAAGCCAGGAACTGTTGTAGCTTTGATTTTTGTCTCTCCTGTCTACTGTGTATATATTGCATCCACCCTCCAGGTGGTTGGTTttctatgattttttgttttgttttgtttgtttgcataaaGAGTGTTCCAGTTTGCCGTTAATATCGATTTAAATTTCCGCTTAATGCAGCTGCATTTTTGTATTAGTTCTTGGAAGCATTGATTTTATCATATGTTTCATCaacgatgtttgtttgtttctttgtctgtgtgcgtttttctttttgctttgctttctcTGTCTCAAATATGCAATCCTGCACTCCTGTCACTTTTgtgctctttttctctctcttttgcaGTTTTGATTGAAATTAGCCCACCGATGCGTGGGCCCCCCTCAATTTGTTTGGTCGCATCTGGTCACTTCCTTTACAACGGAAGCTCCCAACACATGCCCACCAATCAAGCACCATGTGTGCGTGCCATGGTCCATCTTAAtctatgttttgtttcttttaaacaggttttgttttcatttttaaccGAACcagaaattaaaagaaaaacaaccttCTCATAGTAGGGGAAAGCTACTAAACTtaacaaaagagaaaaagggtAAGGTGGTAATTCGTTTACAAAAAAGTCTTCAAATAATACATGTATAAACAAGTCTGACAAGAGACATGAAAACGATTAGTATAATtcgttttatgtaaaaaaacaacaaacaatacacacacacatgttttaAGAGCAACCAAGACAATTAAAGAACGTTATCGGaatttaaaagcaaaacacaaaaataataatgaaatagATAAACAAATTGATCACAATTCAGCTGACGTTTCGGTTTTGTGCAAGAAATGGCCAGTAGTGTCGATTTTGTTTAGtgcattaaacaaaatatatgtatatatatattaaaaaaaaatgtcgtgCAGTTGTATTTGTGTTTTGCAATGTTCCCGAtcgttttaaataaatatgaagTAATTTAAACACTATCACTAACTAACGTAGGAATacgtattttgtgtgtgtgtgttttttttgttttgtttgtataacaTTAAGCTTAATGTAGCATTTTACATCTACCACTCCTGCCACGGTGACGATGGCAATGCGCGCCACCCCACACCGTATGCCCTAATGCAGCCTTTCTAGCTTTTCTTCCttgcttttttaattttcatcgtGAAATATCAtcatgcttttgtttgcaaaacttttTAGTAACATTTTGCTGTCGAGATCAGCAATCCATTCCAAATGTGGAGCAGtagttcggttttgtttccatttttgcgcTACCATCGTTTGTCGCTCCGTAGCTTCACTTTTCTTCTTGTCTTCTCTTCTCATCTCGCGTATTCTTCGTTATGCACTGCAAGGCACTGCTGCAGTGCaaatgtttcttgtttttttttcacattattTCAGAGTACTATCacaaattatgtttgttttgtttttttttgtttgtttttcgctttttttctcaCGCATTTAGAGAATTTATGTAATAATTTTAGTGGTTCATTATTGAAATAATATGGATaggaaataaattgttttttttttgcgtttcgtCCACCAAAGACACTCTTGCCTCGAGTGTTAAGGGAACAATAGAAACATAGAACGGTTAAAACCGGTTTGGAAATATTGTTGTGGTTTCTATAAAGAGAACCTATCCAGTTCTTTGTGTAATAATAGGTGTGacagaagaaaagaaataataaaaatgacagaaaatctttcaaaattgggtaaaataaatcgaatGTGGAAAGTAAATTAAGTtcgaaataaatgataaacGCAAGGATAATAAAACCGATCCTTCACCATCACGAGCTAAACAACACTCACGCAAAAAGGCCACCCCCTTTTAGGCCATACTGTTGGCGGCTGCCGTCCCGTTTGCTGGCGGTGCAACAGGAACCGTACTGGACACCCGGTTGTACGCACTTTTACGTTGCGAGATCTGGTTGCAGGTGAAAAGCATCTTGAGCCCCTCCTTGACACACTCCTTGGTCATCCAGCTATAGATAATCGGGGTAGCCAATATAGTAATAATGACGATCGCAAGCCAGATGATCGTAGGTAGGCTGTTGAAAAATCCATCATCCGCAGCAGGGCCGGCCTCGCTGGTGTTCGTAGTAGCAACGTCGCCGGAGGTGTAGTTCGCCACCAACGCCGTCGTTTCGGTCGGCTTGTTGTCCGGCATCGTGCGATCGATCGTTGTGTTCGTCGACGGCTGCACGCAGCTGCACAGCGCACAATCACCGCGCCGTTCGTACCCGTTGCGACAGCGAAGCTCACAGTTGTGGTCCTCGCAGAAGATGGACTTTTGCGGATCGCACACCGGACAGCACCGGTCGGGCAGGTCGATTTGGTGCTCACAGTTCAGCGGTTTGCAGGTCGGTGCTACGCATCTAGGCACACCCGCCTGACACCGGCAGGTGGTGCAgcgcgactcctgccagctcTCGTTGTCCCGGTACCAGGTCCGGTTCGTTTCGGAGTAGCACATCGGATTGTGCAGTTCGCACTGGTACGATGGACAGCACTTGCCCGGCTGACCCGTCTGGTCGTGTGCGTCGATGGTGAGCTTGAAGTTTGGTGGGCAGCTCGGTATCTCGGGACAGGGCTGACAGACGCATTTCGGACAGCACAGCTCCTGGAGGTGTGGTTCGTTCTCGCTGTAATCGATTGCCGCCGGCGGCATCAGGTCGGTTGGGTCGATGTTGCGCTTTAGCCGCCGCGCTGCCGGTAAGTTGTTTCGGAAGTAGTCCTGGTACGGACTCGGAACGATCTGGATCGGGGCATGGACACGGTTGTTCGTGGCGATCGCGCGCCTTTCGCGGTCGCTTCCAGCGGCCGTTTCGCTCGGCTCGGTTCCAACCTCCCTTTCGTCGTTTGTGTCGAATGTGTTCGGCAGGTAGCTATCCGCAGGGCAATCGATGTAACACTGCACGCTCTGGCAACGCATTTCGAGATCTGTAGAGAAGACAAACCGAAAAGGTAAAGCGTGTGATTAATAGAGGTTCTTTTACA
The Anopheles moucheti chromosome 2, idAnoMoucSN_F20_07, whole genome shotgun sequence genome window above contains:
- the LOC128298551 gene encoding cysteine-rich motor neuron 1 protein isoform X1, giving the protein MAPIRNRPSTQALRPVRAMALVLVIASLLATSCTADEAVTDLEMRCQSVQCYIDCPADSYLPNTFDTNDEREVGTEPSETAAGSDRERRAIATNNRVHAPIQIVPSPYQDYFRNNLPAARRLKRNIDPTDLMPPAAIDYSENEPHLQELCCPKCVCQPCPEIPSCPPNFKLTIDAHDQTGQPGKCCPSYQCELHNPMCYSETNRTWYRDNESWQESRCTTCRCQAGVPRCVAPTCKPLNCEHQIDLPDRCCPVCDPQKSIFCEDHNCELRCRNGYERRGDCALCSCVQPSTNTTIDRTMPDNKPTETTALVANYTSGDVATTNTSEAGPAADDGFFNSLPTIIWLAIVIITILATPIIYSWMTKECVKEGLKMLFTCNQISQRKSAYNRVSSTVPVAPPANGTAAANSMA